A single region of the Oleispira antarctica RB-8 genome encodes:
- a CDS encoding putative anti sigma-E protein RseA, with amino-acid sequence MNDRNKESLSALMDGEADELEIRRVLNQLDKDDELRDHWKNYHLMGSLMRDESFDSLDLTQGINQVLDGDIAPKGTTNMGTSLTRAADELQVKTARSAWYKPLTSVAVAASVTLAVLLGVQSIEPNDELGLANRNSNTSQVQGELTASTLTVEEQQQLENAQQKLQDYILQHSSESNEENKGILPFARVVEFQSQGK; translated from the coding sequence ATGAACGATAGAAATAAAGAATCATTATCGGCATTAATGGATGGTGAAGCCGACGAATTAGAAATTCGCCGTGTTTTAAACCAGTTAGATAAAGATGATGAATTGCGTGATCACTGGAAAAACTATCACTTGATGGGCTCGCTAATGCGTGATGAGAGCTTTGATAGTCTGGATCTGACGCAGGGTATTAATCAAGTATTGGATGGCGACATCGCGCCGAAAGGCACAACGAATATGGGTACGTCACTGACCCGTGCGGCCGATGAATTGCAAGTGAAGACTGCTCGCAGTGCTTGGTATAAACCGTTAACGTCGGTTGCCGTGGCCGCTTCTGTTACGCTAGCGGTATTACTGGGTGTGCAGTCGATCGAACCAAACGATGAATTGGGCTTGGCAAATAGAAACTCGAATACGTCACAGGTGCAGGGTGAATTAACCGCTTCTACCTTGACCGTTGAAGAGCAGCAGCAATTAGAAAATGCTCAGCAGAAATTACAAGATTATATACTGCAGCACTCTTCTGAAAGTAACGAAGAAAACAAAGGCATTTTACCGTTTGCTCGAGTAGTTGAATTTCAGAGCCAAGGTAAATAA
- the mucC gene encoding putative positive regulator of sigma(E), RseC/MucC family protein, with translation MIEEQVVVTSINQEGAWVEGMQQSACGSCSAKAGCGQHAMTQLGRKVSLWLPLSDLSDAAAIMPLNIGQQIVVGLPEGAILRSTVVIYGVPLIALVLGAIIGHAAWGEVGSILISVVSMFIGFKLARNWSLQNKQHWQPHFIRHCLPPVSIHNDDNIIQRQR, from the coding sequence ATGATTGAAGAACAGGTGGTCGTTACCTCAATAAACCAAGAAGGTGCTTGGGTTGAAGGTATGCAGCAAAGCGCTTGTGGCAGTTGCAGCGCTAAAGCTGGGTGTGGTCAACATGCCATGACTCAGTTGGGGCGTAAGGTTTCCTTATGGCTACCCTTGTCCGATTTATCGGATGCCGCGGCAATAATGCCCTTAAATATTGGTCAGCAGATCGTGGTTGGTTTACCCGAAGGCGCTATTTTGAGAAGTACGGTCGTGATTTATGGCGTGCCGTTAATCGCATTGGTGCTTGGGGCTATTATTGGTCATGCCGCTTGGGGCGAGGTTGGATCCATACTAATTTCTGTTGTATCGATGTTTATAGGCTTCAAGTTGGCGCGGAATTGGTCGTTGCAAAATAAACAGCATTGGCAGCCTCATTTTATTCGTCATTGTTTACCTCCGGTAAGTATTCACAATGATGACAATATTATTCAGCGTCAAAGATAA
- the algU gene encoding RNA polymerase sigma-70 factor/ DNA-directed RNA polymerase codes for MSDNPQTDQQLVSRVQKGDRRAFDLLVIKYQPKILSLIGRFVFDSSECQDVAQEAFIKAYRALPNFRGDSQFYTWLYRIAVNTAKNYLVSRGRKTPTQGIDPDDAENFSEGTAFRDSATPERILQRDRLKDVVFASIAELPEELRIAVSLRELDGMSYDEIAEVMDCPIGTVRSRIFRARESIEKKMQPYLEASA; via the coding sequence ATGAGTGACAACCCGCAAACAGATCAGCAATTGGTTAGCCGAGTACAGAAGGGGGATCGCCGAGCGTTTGATTTACTGGTGATTAAGTATCAGCCCAAAATTTTATCGTTAATTGGGCGGTTTGTGTTTGATTCATCCGAATGCCAGGACGTGGCACAAGAGGCTTTTATTAAAGCCTACCGAGCACTGCCTAATTTTCGCGGCGATAGTCAGTTTTATACTTGGTTATATCGCATTGCGGTGAATACAGCGAAGAATTATTTGGTCAGTCGCGGCCGGAAAACACCGACCCAAGGCATTGATCCAGATGATGCTGAGAACTTTTCAGAAGGAACAGCGTTTCGAGATAGTGCAACGCCCGAGCGAATTTTGCAACGAGATAGGTTAAAGGATGTTGTATTTGCATCCATTGCAGAGTTGCCTGAAGAGCTTCGGATTGCGGTGTCTTTAAGAGAACTTGATGGTATGAGTTATGACGAAATTGCTGAGGTGATGGATTGCCCAATTGGAACAGTGCGCTCGCGTATCTTTCGCGCTCGAGAATCTATTGAAAAGAAAATGCAACCTTACTTAGAAGCCAGTGCCTAA